A genomic region of Magnolia sinica isolate HGM2019 chromosome 6, MsV1, whole genome shotgun sequence contains the following coding sequences:
- the LOC131248323 gene encoding 14 kDa proline-rich protein DC2.15-like, whose protein sequence is MASKTSAIVVALFLSVNLLFFSFATATNSSPCLCTSCSCNPNPNPNPNPTPTPTPSSGTCPRDALKLGVCANLLGLVNVVVGSPPTLPCCSLIQGLADLEAALCLCTAIRANVLGINLNIPITLSLILNDCGRRVPTGFVCA, encoded by the coding sequence ATGGCCTCAAAGACCTCTGCAATAGTAGTTGCTCTTTTCCTCTCCGTCaaccttctcttcttttcctttgccACTGCTACTAATAGCAGCCCATGCCTTTGTACCAGTTGCTCTTGCAAcccaaatccaaaccctaaccctaatcctaccCCAACTCCCACACCTTCAAGTGGTACCTGCCCTAGAGATGCACTGAAGCTGGGCGTATGTGCCAATTTGCTAGGGTTGGTGAATGTGGTTGTGGGGTCCCCACCAACACTCCCATGTTGCTCTCTCATCCAAGGGCTCGCCGATCTTGAGGCCGCCCTGTGCCTGTGCACTGCCATCAGAGCCAATGTCTTGGGCATCAACCTCAACATTCCGATTACCCTAAGCTTGATTTTGAATGACTGTGGGAGGAGGGTCCCAACCGGGTTCGTATGCGCATAA